Proteins encoded within one genomic window of Glandiceps talaboti chromosome 3, keGlaTala1.1, whole genome shotgun sequence:
- the LOC144433282 gene encoding translin-associated protein X-like — protein MATSRGPVKRNRRGQPRHQKSQQGDKQPTKPVDENSFVIQSFRRFQEQLDNKHDKHERLVKLSRDITIESKRTIFLLHRVHSASREDILNEAETKIKDVNEKFFRKIAAELQGEDPYQFVRAYSPGLQEYIESVSFWKYLKTGEMVTLDEIQKGLVFNADAPSDQDQTPEKDVSPTTDDQQTNDQEPEKVDNGNEPPQRQICVFVPPTEYILGIADLGGELMRHCINGIGNGDTKTPFHLVTFMQCMCEGYQSFGNLGTREVTRKLTVLRQSLKKVENACYTLQVRGSEIPEHMLIDVISGSGKLDVAFQDDNE, from the coding sequence ATGGCAACATCTAGAGGCCCTGTTAAGCGCAATAGAAGAGGACAACCAAGACACCAAAAGAGTCAGCAGGGAGATAAGCAACCAACCAAGCCCGTGGATGAAAATTCTTTCGTGATTCAATCATTTCGGCGTTTCCAGGAACAACTTGACAACAAACACGACAAACATGAACGTCTGGTGAAACTCAGTAGAGACATCACGATTGAAAGTAAGAGAACCATTTTTCTGTTACATCGAGTACACAGTGCAAGTAGGGAGGATATCTTGAACGAAGCAGAAACCAAAATCAAAGACGTGAACGAGAAATTCTTCAGGAAGATCGCTGCAGAATTACAAGGGGAAGATCCGTATCAATTCGTAAGAGCGTACTCCCCTGGGCTGCAGGAGTACATTGAATCGGTCTCattttggaaatatttgaaGACAGGAGAAATGGTTACGCTGGATGAAATACAGAAGGGTTTAGTTTTCAATGCCGATGCACCATCAGATCAGGACCAGACCCCGGAAAAGGATGTTTCACCAACGACGGATGATCAACAAACAAACGACCAAGAACCTGAAAAGGTAGATAATGGAAACGAACCGCCCCAAAGGCAAATCTGTGTGTTTGTACCCCCGACAGAGTACATACTTGGTATAGCTGATTTAGGAGGAGAGTTGATGAGACACTGCATCAATGGCATCGGTAACGGAGATACAAAAACACCATTTCATCTTGTCACTTTCATGCAGTGTATGTGTGAAGGGTACCAGTCATTTGGTAATCTAGGCACCAGAGAAGTCACTCGAAAACTGACTGTACTGAGGCAAAGTCTGAAGAAAGTGGAGAATGCTTGCTATACGCTACAAGTAAGAGGATCGGAAATACCTGAACACATGTTGATAGATGTTATTAGCGGCAGTGGCAAACTAGATGTAGCTTTTCAAGATGATAATGAATGA
- the LOC144432940 gene encoding uncharacterized protein LOC144432940: MAAALSQHMDTFTLPSIRVMKDPEKFLISSTYSFKARARFDNGQYSEPIMYVNMFKAWMKERVQEKLRSKIQIKRKDFCIENALSSQRLVEMENSVCEIASRLNRYLPDDSKALKEVKTLLWMLRSEVDDEYYREVAGEELSKPTQSRTGNGTKESVRSDNHIEDHHLGQSRDCNFTSVEVDKLFCSDMVLVKVLLVATFNPNYVVGRIDRQLPGDKSISDMGYDPRSTVIVEDLDELLVGRNTKQTIQQIIQLMCDPKRFTFGTGGSSNQLFLEFEKTDGMDHENSVIHDVPLKAHAVNHYGEACRKSFYLQVSTEIQDKMRPRQTQIQMSRPRQPYQIHWEYEDDKYDAMTCILDGWRNPIGFACEVREVDHVAVAVALQGNTSNEYCRVDGITVLPPDCGGVLAIVMLMLFLPHRYGIDVVVKNGKITTTRFRGNPYHIPDDTPINVEILKLMNEIRQNLSELFITPDDFTKIPNSDLDDRIRYLIHTVRSQQRTESADVAANAMSTEDGDHVSHFKLQGSASAHKSSLSLVSDDDDSDGDDNKDDDPADDVDTFTFLKPFNIEKFEELLTIEAEGIDADTEGEAGSSEIVREPEGI; encoded by the exons ATGGCAGCAGCCTTATCACAACATATGGACACCTTTACTTTACCAAGTATCAGG GTCATGAAAGACCCAGAGAAATTCCTGATATCGTCCACCTATAGTTTCAAAGCCCGTGCTAGATTTGATAATGGACAGTACAGTGAACCGATAATGTACGTTAATATGTTCAAAGCATGGATGAAAGAGAGAGTCCAGGAGAAGTTACGTAGCAAGATTCAGATAAAACGGAAAGACTTTTGTATTGAGAATGCACTTTCGTCCCAAAGACTGGTCGAAATGGAAAATTCCGTTTGTGAAATCGCATCAAGACTGAATCGGTACCTACCGGATGACAGCAAAGCCCTGAAGGAAGTGAAAACTCTGCTGTGGATGCTTAGGTCAGAGGTCGATGATGAATATTACAGAGAGGTAGCCGGAGAAGAGTTGTCTAAACCAACGCAGAGTAGGACTGGAAATGGCACGAAGGAGTCGGTCAGATCCGATAACCATATAGAAGATCATCACTTGGGCCAGTCTCGAGATTGTAACTTTACGTCGGTAGAGGTTGATAAGCTATTTTGTAGTGATATGGTACTGGTGAAAGTACTACTAGTGGCTACATTCAATCCTAATTATGTCGTCGGCCGTATTGATCGACAGTTACC GGGAGATAAGAGTATAAGTGATATGGGATATGACCCAAGAAGTACAGTTATTGTGGAAGATCTGGATGAATTACTAGTGGGCAGAAATACAAAgcaaaccattcaacaaattatCCAATTGATGTGTGACCCCAAGAGGTTCACTTTTGGCACTGGAG GATCCTCGAATCAACTCTTTTTGGAATTTGAGAAGACAGACGGCATGGATCACGAGAATTCTGTTATTCATGATGTACCTTTGAAAGCACACGCTGTGAACCACTATGGAGAAGCTTGTAGAAAGTCTTTTTATTTGCAAGTGTCTACAGAAATACAGGACAAGATGAGACCAAGGCAAACTCAGATACAGATGTCAAGACCACGGCAACCATATCAAATTCATTGGGAATATGAAGATGATAAATATGACGCAATGACCT gCATATTGGATGGATGGCGAAATCCAATTGGTTTTGCCTGTGAGGTACGAGAAGTGGACCATGTTGCTGTAGCTGTCGCTTTACAAG GGAATACATCTAACGAGTACTGTCGTGTTGATGGCATCACTGTGCTACCTCCTGACTGTGGTGGCGTCCTTGCCATCGTCATGTTGATGTTATTCCTACCTCATCGATATGGTATCgatgttgttgttaaaaatgGAAAGATAACAACCACTCGATTCCGTGGCAATCCATATCATATCCCGGATGACACACCAATAAA TGTAGAAATATTGAAACTGATGAATGAAATTCGTCAAAACTTATCAGAGCTATTCATAACTCCTGATGATTTCACCAAAATACCAAACAGTGATTTAGATGATAGAATTCGGTATTTGATTCATACTGTGAGATCACAGCAACGTACTGAATCAGCAG ATGTAGCTGCGAATGCAATGAGTACAGAGGATGGCGATCACGTGTCACATTTCAAACTACAAGGTTCAGCCAGTGCACACAAAAGCTCCTTGTCTTTGGTGAGTGACGATGATGACAGTGATGGTGACGATAACAAAGATGATGATCCTGCAGATGACGTCGACACATTTACGTTTTTAAAG CCATTTAATATCGAGAAATTTGAAGAACTTCTCACCATCGAAGCAGAGGGCATTGATGCTGATACTGAAGGAGAGGCAGGTAGCAGTGAAATTGTAAGAGAACCCGAAG GAATTTAA